A region of Bacteroidota bacterium DNA encodes the following proteins:
- a CDS encoding serine/threonine dehydratase: MLNIEDIKKAKERITNYVNETPVILSSLLNEWIGHEIFFKAECLQKIGAFKSRGACNTISWLIENNSKPKKIIANSSGNHAQAVAWAARQFNIPATIYMPAYSSKIKIQATKSYGAQIELFENRNVTDEKVKKASEEKGTYWIPPFNHNQVIAGQGTAAYEAFKQVTNIDAVFAPCGGGGLLSGTLIATRSLSPRTKVIGVEPLNANDAAQSLRMKSIQRLSAIPDTLADGAMTMAVGDITFEYLKMLDDMYEVEESKILYWTQWLTHLLKLHIEPTSAMTMEGVFQWLKGQKTKKRIMIILSGGNIDQASQLTVWNNNYLDFRPNA; the protein is encoded by the coding sequence ATGCTAAATATTGAAGATATAAAAAAAGCAAAAGAACGGATAACTAACTATGTAAATGAAACACCCGTTATATTATCTTCTCTTTTAAATGAATGGATTGGTCATGAAATTTTTTTCAAGGCGGAATGTTTGCAAAAAATTGGTGCTTTTAAATCAAGAGGAGCATGCAACACAATATCATGGTTAATTGAAAACAATTCAAAACCTAAAAAGATAATTGCAAATAGTTCTGGTAATCACGCACAAGCTGTAGCATGGGCAGCAAGACAGTTTAATATCCCTGCAACTATTTATATGCCAGCTTATTCTTCAAAGATAAAAATACAAGCAACTAAGTCTTATGGAGCTCAAATAGAATTGTTTGAAAACCGAAATGTTACAGATGAAAAAGTAAAAAAAGCATCGGAAGAAAAAGGCACATATTGGATACCACCATTTAATCATAATCAGGTAATAGCTGGACAAGGAACTGCTGCTTATGAAGCATTTAAACAAGTTACTAATATTGATGCTGTTTTTGCTCCCTGTGGCGGTGGTGGACTTTTATCAGGGACACTTATTGCTACTCGCTCATTATCACCTAGAACAAAAGTTATAGGGGTTGAACCATTAAATGCCAATGATGCAGCTCAATCATTAAGGATGAAATCAATACAAAGACTTTCAGCAATTCCAGATACCTTAGCGGATGGAGCTATGACAATGGCTGTGGGTGATATTACATTTGAGTATTTAAAAATGCTGGATGACATGTATGAGGTTGAAGAATCGAAAATCTTGTATTGGACACAATGGCTCACACATTTATTAAAATTGCATATTGAACCAACAAGTGCAATGACCATGGAAGGTGTTTTCCAATGGTTGAAGGGACAAAAAACGAAAAAACGTATAATGATTATTTTATCCGGAGGAAATATTGACCAAGCATCCCAATTAACAGTATGGAATAATAATTATTTAGATTTTAGACCTAATGCCTGA
- a CDS encoding DUF4209 domain-containing protein: MNALEQFYCKLDQNGWDVKHESDINQALQKVNESLFEAKLLDVQHLAEIDRQAFHFSKSPEKRLSFRAAGTRTMEDGSEIPFEWPDIREFKKQDFDYLYNRFKTTKNLYSKTEYGLVLFYSKNRQDNGFVIDLLTSLFDLLKTYIEKAKPNDDKDHYIIYSRTVLANALHIANNRREVTGVAVIFKALIKYTFNVHKSWDVTHRSTLRTIIDFTDFAVQYFKDFKETVEVSKFIDKNWEAAKSITNTYVWGAIYITDISIKLSRKLGSDLKDLLYFKAEQYEKLSIERKGDLASVSFVEKAMSIYKSLKDAKNLNRLQQNYQKLRTEFYLGEVRQEMPQDETQRIMELIKKEVKEKSEEEIVKTLLLTPMIRPLDDIKKWSEDSFKETMLQNMLPVSIQDKFGNTVAQYITEEERTKFSLLRTYEFHMQIASQTIIHFFIEAFRSNKISANSIISLLNQTWMGDNGSRQINGRDINFSYIKLVESGINSFFDELLKWKADSNYYPNFVSATDSLVLKTEYFLREFCYFLGIATFKPNPRQQGIIMEKTLDNLLDDLEGKISDNDHFFIKFILTEKAGYNLRNRIAHGLMDNVDYGLLYPILSIIIILKLSNYQFSTVKNN, from the coding sequence ATGAATGCTTTAGAGCAATTTTATTGTAAATTAGACCAAAACGGTTGGGATGTAAAGCATGAAAGCGACATCAATCAAGCCCTACAAAAAGTGAATGAATCACTTTTTGAGGCGAAGTTATTGGATGTGCAGCATCTTGCGGAAATTGACCGACAAGCATTTCATTTCAGTAAATCACCGGAGAAGCGTCTTTCCTTTCGGGCAGCAGGAACAAGAACAATGGAGGACGGAAGTGAAATTCCCTTTGAGTGGCCTGACATCCGAGAATTCAAAAAACAGGACTTTGATTATCTCTACAATCGTTTCAAGACAACTAAAAATCTTTACTCCAAAACTGAATACGGTTTGGTTTTGTTCTATTCAAAAAACAGACAAGACAATGGATTTGTAATTGATTTACTGACCTCACTTTTTGACTTACTCAAAACCTACATTGAAAAAGCAAAGCCAAATGACGACAAAGACCATTATATAATTTATTCAAGAACTGTTTTGGCAAACGCTTTACACATTGCAAATAACAGAAGGGAAGTTACTGGAGTAGCAGTCATATTCAAAGCATTAATAAAATATACTTTTAATGTTCATAAAAGTTGGGATGTAACACATCGTTCAACACTAAGGACGATAATTGACTTTACAGATTTTGCAGTTCAATACTTCAAGGATTTCAAAGAAACAGTTGAGGTAAGTAAGTTTATTGACAAAAATTGGGAAGCAGCAAAGTCCATTACAAATACATATGTATGGGGGGCAATTTATATTACCGACATTTCAATAAAGTTGAGCAGAAAATTAGGAAGCGATTTGAAGGATTTGCTTTATTTCAAAGCAGAGCAATATGAAAAACTCTCAATCGAAAGAAAGGGTGACTTAGCTTCTGTATCGTTTGTAGAAAAAGCCATGTCTATCTACAAGAGTTTAAAAGATGCAAAAAATTTAAACCGACTGCAACAAAATTATCAGAAGTTGAGAACTGAATTTTATTTGGGCGAGGTAAGACAAGAAATGCCTCAAGATGAAACGCAACGAATAATGGAGCTAATCAAAAAGGAAGTCAAAGAAAAGAGTGAGGAAGAAATTGTAAAAACTTTGCTTCTTACTCCAATGATTAGACCTCTTGACGATATAAAAAAATGGAGTGAGGATTCTTTTAAGGAAACAATGCTTCAAAATATGTTACCCGTTAGCATTCAAGACAAATTTGGTAACACTGTAGCACAATACATAACAGAAGAAGAAAGGACGAAATTTTCTTTGCTTAGAACTTACGAGTTTCACATGCAAATTGCTTCACAAACAATCATACATTTTTTTATTGAAGCATTTCGTTCAAACAAGATTTCAGCAAACAGTATCATTAGTTTGCTAAATCAAACTTGGATGGGTGATAATGGGAGCAGACAAATTAACGGCAGAGACATTAATTTCAGCTATATCAAATTGGTTGAATCGGGAATCAACTCATTCTTTGATGAGCTCTTAAAATGGAAAGCTGACTCAAATTATTACCCGAATTTTGTAAGTGCAACTGACAGTTTAGTTTTGAAGACGGAGTATTTTTTAAGAGAGTTTTGCTACTTTCTGGGTATTGCTACTTTCAAACCAAACCCGAGACAGCAAGGTATAATAATGGAAAAAACATTAGATAACTTACTTGATGATTTGGAAGGTAAAATTTCCGACAACGACCACTTTTTCATCAAATTTATCTTGACTGAAAAGGCAGGTTACAATTTGAGAAATAGAATAGCTCACGGATTAATGGATAATGTTGATTATGGTTTACTTTATCCTATTTTGTCAATAATAATAATTTTAAAACTCAGTAATTATCAATTCTCGACAGTAAAAAATAATTAA